Proteins encoded by one window of Candidatus Sumerlaea chitinivorans:
- a CDS encoding Type IV fimbrial assembly, ATPase PilB: MEILREPIGAVRRNAVCFLVVALLLICCGPVSADEIVYKGTNQVERGIVVEESPTKIRFRDEQGREKQIDRILIQEIRRDTTGGVTLSELLSQISFARQAGDYRRAFEAALTAVRTNPQSATTLSEAFQVTLLTAENSARELYAKGDVAGAHKVFAEVFRAITAPEAEKLIASTSDLKRWRETVGRSYSTVAYLLAIQTLQDSASTTAALQLLRQSVEADNSNTTAAISLARLARRLGDTELARKTYEWVIRTGGNASELVGLARAELEQMKAQLLAAQPQLPTATVAQPQPQNPQTVSSPLPQAAPPTTAAEPQWLRALRERLASVPGMQYLKPVYDEVASGQYNTYIVGGGSFILIFWIIPYALVRSRSRKGDVLAAEARQSVKRWGIIAFIPYLFKSLAAAKPKNRCPFCNKTLDRIDDYTDLNFYSCPHCRETITPIYDLKDYINHLIRQVDLSSRHAKRGLETVVERDAMVKLVRAVITLAFRRRASDLHLESDLEGAKLRIRVDGMMYDFLSLPKSVSSAFISALKIMANLDITERRVPQDGKFSLWVDKNDLDLRINTSPSAMGEKVTIRILSQKSILVDPVKLGLEGENLEHFESAIHRPHGMIIVTGPAGSGKSTTLYVALNEINTGEKNIVTLEDPIEYQLKGISQMQVNPAANFTFASGMRSILRQDPDVIMVGEIRDPETAGIAVDAALTGHLVLTTLHTIDSVTIFARLEELGVEPRRVANALVCAIAQRLVRVICSECKQPYKPKKPDLEALGLLARDLEFFHGAGCEECMNTGYCGRVGIFEFFIPDAEIRELLEANATLSVIRELARKKGLRTLREEGIQKVLQGLTTVEEVIRVTS; the protein is encoded by the coding sequence ATGGAAATCCTGAGAGAACCCATTGGAGCAGTGAGGAGAAACGCAGTTTGTTTCCTTGTGGTCGCCCTCTTGCTAATCTGTTGTGGGCCTGTTTCGGCGGATGAAATCGTCTACAAAGGGACGAATCAGGTCGAGCGAGGAATTGTCGTCGAGGAATCCCCGACGAAAATACGATTCCGCGACGAGCAAGGTCGCGAAAAGCAAATTGATCGCATACTGATCCAAGAGATTCGCCGGGATACGACGGGCGGTGTTACTCTTTCGGAATTGTTGAGTCAGATTTCCTTCGCTCGCCAAGCCGGCGATTATCGGCGAGCCTTCGAGGCTGCACTGACTGCGGTCAGAACCAACCCGCAAAGCGCCACGACTCTCTCAGAGGCATTTCAAGTGACCTTGCTTACAGCGGAGAACTCCGCACGTGAACTCTATGCAAAAGGCGATGTAGCTGGAGCCCACAAAGTTTTTGCAGAGGTTTTCCGCGCGATCACGGCACCGGAGGCGGAAAAACTCATTGCTTCAACAAGTGATTTAAAGCGCTGGCGGGAAACTGTGGGGAGATCATACTCCACGGTTGCGTACCTCCTTGCCATCCAAACGCTACAAGATTCAGCCAGTACGACAGCTGCGCTTCAGTTGCTACGCCAATCTGTTGAAGCAGATAATTCGAATACGACAGCGGCTATTTCCTTGGCCCGTTTGGCAAGGCGACTTGGAGATACTGAGCTTGCCCGAAAAACCTACGAATGGGTGATTCGGACGGGAGGAAACGCCTCAGAACTTGTTGGTTTAGCCCGAGCCGAACTCGAACAGATGAAAGCCCAGCTTTTGGCCGCTCAGCCGCAACTGCCTACTGCAACTGTGGCTCAGCCTCAGCCGCAGAATCCGCAGACTGTCTCCTCTCCCCTGCCCCAAGCCGCGCCTCCTACCACAGCCGCGGAGCCTCAGTGGCTGCGTGCTTTGCGGGAGCGCCTTGCTTCTGTGCCGGGCATGCAATATCTTAAGCCGGTTTACGACGAAGTCGCGAGTGGCCAATACAACACCTATATTGTAGGCGGGGGCTCCTTTATCCTTATCTTCTGGATTATCCCTTATGCCCTTGTACGGAGTCGAAGTCGGAAAGGCGATGTTTTAGCCGCGGAAGCGCGGCAGAGTGTCAAACGGTGGGGTATAATTGCATTCATCCCGTATCTGTTCAAAAGCCTGGCAGCAGCAAAACCCAAAAATCGCTGCCCATTTTGCAATAAAACGCTCGACAGAATTGACGATTACACTGATCTGAACTTCTATTCCTGTCCCCACTGCCGCGAGACGATTACTCCCATTTACGACTTGAAGGACTACATTAACCACTTAATTCGCCAGGTGGACCTTTCTTCTCGTCACGCAAAGCGAGGCTTGGAGACCGTTGTCGAGCGCGATGCAATGGTAAAGCTGGTTCGAGCCGTGATAACGTTGGCGTTTCGTCGTCGTGCCAGTGATTTACATTTGGAGAGTGATTTAGAAGGCGCAAAGTTGCGCATCCGAGTTGATGGAATGATGTACGATTTTCTCAGTCTCCCCAAAAGTGTCTCTTCAGCCTTTATCTCCGCACTCAAGATTATGGCGAACCTCGACATCACGGAGCGTCGGGTCCCACAAGATGGCAAGTTTTCCCTCTGGGTGGATAAGAACGATCTCGATTTGCGCATCAACACAAGCCCTTCTGCCATGGGGGAAAAAGTTACCATACGAATTCTCAGCCAAAAGTCCATTTTGGTGGATCCCGTGAAACTGGGTCTTGAGGGGGAAAATCTTGAGCACTTTGAAAGTGCAATTCACCGGCCTCATGGAATGATCATTGTCACAGGCCCTGCTGGATCAGGAAAATCTACGACCCTCTACGTGGCATTGAACGAGATCAATACGGGCGAGAAGAATATCGTCACCCTTGAAGATCCCATCGAGTATCAGCTCAAGGGTATCTCGCAAATGCAGGTGAATCCAGCTGCGAACTTCACCTTCGCGTCCGGAATGCGTTCAATTCTGCGTCAGGATCCTGACGTCATTATGGTGGGTGAGATTCGCGATCCAGAAACTGCCGGGATTGCGGTGGATGCGGCTCTCACCGGCCACCTGGTCCTCACAACCCTACACACAATTGATTCGGTCACGATTTTTGCTCGGTTGGAAGAGCTTGGAGTGGAGCCTCGTCGAGTGGCGAATGCCTTGGTCTGTGCAATTGCCCAAAGGCTTGTGCGCGTGATTTGCAGCGAGTGTAAGCAACCCTACAAGCCGAAAAAACCAGATCTCGAGGCGCTGGGGCTCTTAGCGCGCGATCTCGAATTCTTTCACGGGGCTGGTTGCGAAGAGTGCATGAATACGGGATACTGTGGCCGTGTCGGCATCTTTGAATTCTTTATCCCTGATGCCGAAATCCGTGAGCTCCTTGAGGCAAATGCCACCTTATCTGTCATTCGTGAGCTGGCGCGCAAGAAAGGGCTTCGGACTCTACGAGAAGAAGGAATTCAAAAAGTGCTGCAGGGCCTCACAACGGTAGAAGAGGTCATCCGCGTCACATCTTAG
- a CDS encoding Glycosyl transferase, group 1 family protein produces the protein MAPLPKIGIACFGSYGGSGVVATELGRALAKRGYEVHFLSNQLPFRLLSTEAPENIYYHEVETVYYDALPHRSYGLELASRILRVAEEHSLNVLHAHYAVPHAISALLAKLILLPRELHVVTTLHGTDITLVGVSPSYYELTRWAIEHSDAVTCVSKWLRDRTLQEFKITRPPLVVYNFVDMARFKKTRSDRLFRSYFADEDEKIILHVSNFRPVKRIPDAIRAFALVLKKLPARLLLLGDGPERDACAQLVHELGISRYTLFLGKQHPIEKFYSIADLLMMPSEYESFGMAALEASAAGVPVICTGGSGLAEVVVDGITGFLCEVGNAEMLAARAIEVLSNPQLARQMGNAARRRAATCFNLNKIISQYERIYHALLAGQELPSDPQDCTG, from the coding sequence ATGGCACCCTTGCCGAAAATAGGGATTGCGTGTTTTGGATCGTATGGGGGGAGTGGAGTAGTTGCGACCGAGCTTGGGCGGGCGCTTGCCAAACGCGGATATGAAGTTCATTTCTTGAGCAACCAGCTTCCTTTCCGCCTTCTTTCAACGGAAGCCCCTGAAAACATCTATTACCATGAGGTCGAAACTGTTTACTATGATGCCCTGCCTCATCGTTCGTACGGTTTGGAGTTGGCATCCCGTATCTTGCGAGTCGCTGAGGAGCATTCTTTGAATGTTCTTCACGCGCACTATGCGGTTCCGCATGCGATTAGTGCGCTTCTCGCCAAGCTCATCTTGCTGCCTCGCGAATTGCACGTCGTAACAACTTTACATGGCACCGACATTACGTTGGTAGGTGTGTCGCCATCGTACTATGAGTTGACTCGTTGGGCCATCGAGCACAGCGACGCCGTGACTTGTGTCTCGAAGTGGCTTCGCGATCGGACTCTTCAGGAGTTTAAGATCACCCGCCCACCCTTGGTGGTGTACAACTTCGTGGACATGGCGCGCTTCAAGAAAACCCGGAGTGATCGCCTCTTCCGAAGTTATTTCGCCGACGAGGACGAAAAAATCATTTTACATGTCTCGAATTTTCGGCCGGTGAAGCGCATTCCTGACGCGATTCGTGCTTTTGCTCTTGTTCTCAAGAAGTTACCCGCACGCCTGTTGCTTTTAGGTGACGGACCAGAGCGCGATGCCTGTGCCCAACTCGTTCACGAACTCGGAATTTCAAGGTATACTCTTTTCTTAGGAAAACAGCATCCGATTGAGAAGTTTTACTCCATCGCTGACCTCCTGATGATGCCAAGCGAATACGAATCCTTTGGCATGGCTGCATTGGAGGCATCTGCAGCTGGGGTTCCAGTGATCTGCACTGGTGGAAGCGGACTTGCAGAAGTAGTAGTCGACGGCATCACCGGCTTCCTTTGCGAAGTCGGCAATGCTGAAATGTTAGCCGCACGCGCGATCGAGGTGCTGAGCAACCCACAACTTGCACGTCAAATGGGAAATGCAGCGCGCAGGAGAGCTGCCACCTGTTTCAATCTCAACAAAATCATCTCCCAATACGAACGAATTTATCATGCGCTTCTCGCAGGCCAAGAGCTCCCGTCCGACCCGCAAGATTGTACCGGCTGA
- a CDS encoding Undecaprenyl-phosphate galactosephosphotransferase, whose protein sequence is MIKEQEYIFTRVNMALDGLLGAAAVALAHVLRNEIIAPYLLPDFFRSASRFSDYVWLTWVTPVVLITVLYANRYYASDRLRNPRELRRTAIVSAVETVAVLALLSFFLQGKDRDGLNQRALLGSENVSRGVLLLTAPILTALLLAKSVLVARVLQYLRARGHFCRTLLIVGSGLPLRRFLTLIKNHPVWGFRVEGIIDDVGREAKFVDGVPVVGGLSNLIPFLESHCVDEVVFLPEQLSLNELTPLLEQCEVMGVRTRLSLNFFEPTIAKPVLDFFEGFPVVTYTPTREMNAALLFKYTFDRIAAAILLILFSPIFVITAILIKITSESWKDPIFYGQTRCGLNGKPFTCWKFRSMKVGADKELDRLRDKNVMGGPVFKMRDDPRVTKIGKFIRKTSIDELPQLWNVLRGDMSLVGPRPPIPSEVAKYDRWQRRRLSMKPGITCLWQVSGRNQLPFDVWMKLDLEYIDNWSLWLDFKILLKTVYVVATGYGAM, encoded by the coding sequence ATGATTAAAGAGCAGGAATACATTTTTACACGCGTCAATATGGCCTTGGACGGGCTACTGGGAGCAGCGGCCGTTGCGCTTGCCCACGTGCTGCGCAACGAGATCATAGCTCCCTACCTATTGCCAGACTTCTTCCGATCTGCCTCGCGCTTTTCTGATTATGTATGGCTGACATGGGTAACGCCCGTCGTGCTGATCACGGTGCTGTATGCGAACCGATATTATGCATCGGATCGCTTGCGCAATCCCCGGGAGTTGCGGAGAACGGCGATCGTCAGCGCGGTCGAAACAGTAGCGGTTCTTGCATTGCTCAGTTTCTTTCTCCAAGGTAAGGATAGAGACGGCCTCAATCAGAGAGCACTATTGGGAAGTGAGAATGTAAGCAGGGGAGTCCTGTTGCTCACGGCTCCTATTCTCACTGCGCTTCTTTTAGCCAAATCCGTTCTTGTGGCGAGAGTTCTCCAGTATCTACGAGCGCGAGGTCACTTCTGCCGCACCTTGCTCATTGTGGGTAGTGGGCTGCCTTTACGGCGTTTTCTTACTTTAATCAAAAATCATCCAGTTTGGGGATTTCGCGTTGAGGGAATTATCGATGACGTCGGACGGGAAGCCAAATTCGTGGACGGAGTTCCAGTGGTGGGTGGGCTTTCAAATCTCATTCCTTTCCTTGAATCCCATTGCGTGGACGAAGTCGTTTTTCTCCCTGAACAACTTTCTCTGAACGAGCTCACCCCCTTGTTGGAGCAATGCGAGGTAATGGGGGTTCGAACCCGCTTGTCCCTCAATTTCTTTGAGCCGACCATTGCAAAGCCGGTGCTGGATTTCTTCGAGGGGTTCCCAGTCGTCACTTATACGCCAACGCGAGAAATGAACGCTGCTTTATTATTCAAGTACACATTCGATCGGATTGCAGCTGCGATTCTGCTCATCCTATTCTCGCCCATTTTCGTCATCACCGCAATCTTGATCAAGATCACCTCGGAGTCATGGAAAGACCCGATCTTCTACGGCCAAACGCGTTGTGGGCTCAACGGCAAACCATTCACCTGTTGGAAATTCCGCTCCATGAAAGTTGGAGCTGATAAGGAACTTGACCGCTTGAGAGACAAGAATGTGATGGGCGGTCCTGTGTTCAAAATGCGCGACGATCCTCGCGTGACCAAGATCGGAAAGTTCATCCGGAAGACATCCATTGATGAGCTGCCTCAGCTGTGGAATGTCTTGCGAGGAGATATGAGTCTCGTCGGGCCGCGCCCTCCTATTCCCTCCGAGGTTGCAAAATACGATCGGTGGCAGCGCCGACGTCTCTCGATGAAGCCGGGGATCACGTGCTTGTGGCAAGTCAGTGGACGCAATCAGTTGCCTTTTGACGTTTGGATGAAACTCGACCTCGAGTATATCGACAACTGGTCACTCTGGTTGGACTTCAAGATCTTACTGAAAACCGTATACGTTGTTGCAACAGGCTACGGGGCGATGTGA
- a CDS encoding tRNA uridine 5-carboxymethylaminomethyl modification enzyme GidA, producing the protein MSIERYDIIVIGGGHAGCEAAFAAARMGVSTLLLSMNLDHIALMSCNPSIGGLAKGHLVREIDALGGLMGLAADNTGIQFRMLNTSKGPAVRAPRAQCDKARYSRWVKQFLENVENLALRQGTVKRLLWKSDGQSPCICGVELETGEQLACRAVIVTTGTFLDGLIHIGDRSVPAGRAGENAAIGLSDSLRELGLTTARLKTGTPPRLDKRSIQWEILEPQYGDDPPPFFSYLTEKTVLPQVPCYLTYTNAETHKIILDNLSRSAMYGGYIKSVGPRYCPSIEDKCVRFADKERHQVFLEPEGLDTNEIYVNGVSTSLPEEVQREFIHTIRGLEHARITRVGYAIEYTYVPPSQLTASLEVRGVRGLFLAGQINGTTGYEEAAAQGLVAGVNAVLSLRDEPPFILKRNEAYIGVLIDDLITKEHSEPYRMFTSRAEFRLLLRQDNADLRLTEKAYQLGLVSAERYELFCKYRSIIHQELERLKATHIRPSELDAELASQYELNNLKKGISLWQFLSRPEIHFTDLLNLGYASSLQTGPSELPESWLNRAREQIELLVKYDGYLERQQAQVERMSRLESLALPPTLDYANLRGLRKEAALKLAAKKPATIGQALRIAGVNPADIGVLLLYLREHSVPSSSESVHTPPTETI; encoded by the coding sequence ATGTCCATCGAACGCTATGACATCATCGTGATAGGTGGGGGCCACGCGGGATGTGAGGCGGCATTCGCCGCTGCGCGTATGGGGGTTTCAACGCTCCTCCTTTCCATGAACTTGGATCACATTGCCCTGATGAGCTGCAATCCGAGCATTGGCGGGCTTGCCAAAGGACACCTGGTCCGCGAGATTGACGCCCTCGGGGGCTTGATGGGTTTGGCCGCGGACAACACAGGAATCCAGTTCCGCATGCTCAACACCTCAAAAGGTCCCGCGGTCCGGGCCCCCCGTGCTCAGTGCGACAAGGCACGCTACTCTCGATGGGTCAAGCAATTCCTCGAAAACGTTGAGAATCTCGCGCTTCGCCAAGGCACTGTAAAACGCCTCTTGTGGAAAAGCGACGGCCAATCACCATGCATCTGTGGGGTTGAACTCGAGACAGGAGAGCAGCTTGCGTGCAGGGCCGTCATCGTAACGACGGGGACTTTTCTTGATGGTCTCATCCATATTGGTGATCGCAGTGTCCCAGCTGGCCGCGCGGGAGAAAATGCGGCGATTGGTCTCTCGGATTCCCTTCGCGAACTTGGACTCACGACGGCGCGTTTGAAAACGGGCACCCCGCCGCGGCTCGACAAGCGCTCGATACAATGGGAGATTCTCGAACCTCAGTATGGGGATGACCCGCCGCCGTTCTTTTCTTATCTAACGGAAAAGACGGTCTTACCTCAAGTGCCTTGCTACCTCACATATACGAACGCAGAAACGCACAAAATTATACTCGACAACCTCAGCCGAAGCGCAATGTACGGGGGATACATAAAGAGTGTAGGCCCTCGCTATTGCCCGAGCATTGAGGATAAATGCGTTCGCTTCGCCGATAAAGAACGTCACCAAGTGTTCTTGGAGCCCGAGGGACTCGATACCAACGAGATTTATGTCAATGGCGTTAGCACGTCGCTTCCAGAAGAAGTCCAGCGAGAGTTTATCCACACCATCCGGGGATTGGAGCATGCACGGATCACACGGGTGGGATATGCCATCGAGTACACCTACGTTCCGCCCTCCCAGCTTACGGCTTCACTCGAAGTTCGGGGTGTACGAGGACTGTTCTTAGCTGGCCAAATTAATGGCACAACAGGTTACGAGGAAGCTGCAGCCCAAGGGCTTGTCGCAGGTGTAAATGCAGTTCTGTCGCTTCGTGATGAGCCCCCGTTTATCTTGAAGCGTAACGAAGCCTACATTGGCGTTCTCATTGACGATTTGATCACGAAAGAACACTCCGAGCCATACCGCATGTTCACTTCGCGCGCAGAATTCCGACTGCTATTGCGTCAAGACAATGCGGATCTCAGGCTCACTGAAAAGGCGTATCAGCTTGGCTTGGTTTCCGCCGAGCGTTATGAGCTTTTCTGCAAGTATCGGAGTATCATCCACCAGGAGCTTGAACGGTTGAAAGCAACCCACATTCGCCCGTCAGAGCTCGACGCCGAATTGGCATCCCAGTACGAGCTCAACAACCTAAAGAAAGGCATTTCGCTTTGGCAATTTCTCAGCCGGCCTGAAATCCACTTCACGGATCTTCTGAATCTCGGGTACGCAAGTTCGCTTCAAACCGGGCCGTCCGAGTTGCCTGAATCATGGCTTAACCGTGCCCGTGAGCAAATCGAGCTGCTCGTCAAATACGACGGCTATTTGGAACGCCAGCAGGCGCAGGTCGAACGCATGTCACGTCTCGAAAGTTTAGCGCTTCCCCCGACGTTGGACTATGCGAATCTTCGCGGGCTGCGCAAGGAAGCCGCTTTGAAACTTGCAGCAAAGAAGCCTGCGACAATTGGCCAGGCTCTTAGAATTGCGGGAGTGAACCCAGCAGATATCGGGGTCCTCCTCCTTTACCTGCGGGAGCACTCGGTGCCCTCCTCAAGTGAGTCTGTACACACCCCACCGACAGAAACAATTTGA
- a CDS encoding Pantoate--beta-alanine ligase yields MSLQILRSPEEVREAIAKARSSGQLIGFVPTMGYLHEGHATLIRKAEEMAPIVVVSIFVNPLQFGPNEDFERYPRDLDHDLEVASRAGATHVFYPSVELLTPKDLQVMVEPGPMAEVLCGRSRPGHFRGVCTIVAKLFNIVQPDFAIFGWKDAQQLLIIRKMVQDLNFPVEIIGVETVREPDGLAMSSRNVYLSPDERQRAPILAQALTEAKLQALSGQKTAAKLRSHVIARVENEMGARVDYVEVVRMSDLSPMEEIELGNTMIAAAVFLGTTRLIDNVRL; encoded by the coding sequence ATGTCGTTGCAAATTCTCAGGTCACCCGAAGAGGTGCGGGAAGCTATCGCAAAGGCTCGTAGTAGTGGACAGCTCATTGGCTTTGTTCCGACAATGGGATACCTGCATGAAGGGCATGCCACCTTAATTCGTAAAGCCGAAGAGATGGCGCCCATTGTAGTTGTGTCCATCTTTGTCAACCCGTTGCAGTTTGGACCAAACGAGGATTTCGAGCGTTATCCGCGGGACCTTGATCATGATCTTGAAGTGGCATCGCGCGCCGGCGCGACACATGTTTTCTATCCGAGTGTAGAGTTGCTCACGCCAAAGGATCTGCAAGTGATGGTCGAACCGGGCCCCATGGCGGAGGTCCTCTGCGGCCGGTCGCGTCCCGGGCACTTTCGCGGGGTGTGTACCATCGTAGCGAAACTTTTCAATATCGTTCAACCCGACTTTGCGATCTTTGGATGGAAGGATGCGCAGCAGCTGCTTATCATTCGCAAAATGGTGCAGGATCTCAACTTCCCAGTCGAAATCATTGGCGTTGAAACCGTGCGCGAGCCAGACGGCTTGGCAATGAGCTCGCGTAACGTTTATCTCAGCCCCGACGAACGCCAGCGCGCCCCGATTCTGGCACAAGCTCTAACAGAAGCAAAACTGCAAGCGCTTTCGGGCCAAAAGACTGCAGCCAAGCTACGAAGCCATGTGATCGCTCGAGTCGAAAACGAGATGGGGGCACGAGTGGATTACGTCGAAGTCGTGAGAATGAGTGATTTGAGCCCCATGGAAGAGATTGAGTTGGGTAACACTATGATTGCTGCAGCTGTGTTCTTGGGAACGACGCGTTTAATTGATAACGTCCGACTCTGA
- a CDS encoding Enoyl-[acyl-carrier-protein] reductase [NADH]: MTARLLDGKIGIVFGVANRRSIAWAIAEAWAAAGARLIFSYQGERLKDSVEELAASLGPEPWVAPCDVSSDEEIARFFDYVRSKTNKVDLLLHSIAFAPREALSGAFVDTSRSAFLTAHEISVYSLVALAKGALPLFTEGGSIVTLSFYGAQKVFPRYNVMGVAKAALESAVRYLAYDLGPKRIRVNAISAGPVNTLAARGISGFTEMLKRYAELAPLGRSCEPDEIASTALFLASEWSKAITGQTIYVDGGYEIMGMR, encoded by the coding sequence ATGACAGCAAGACTTCTCGATGGTAAAATTGGAATAGTTTTTGGGGTTGCAAATCGGCGCAGCATCGCCTGGGCGATAGCCGAAGCCTGGGCTGCTGCCGGTGCGCGCCTGATTTTTAGCTATCAGGGTGAACGGCTGAAAGATAGCGTAGAGGAACTCGCAGCTTCCCTGGGCCCAGAGCCGTGGGTCGCCCCTTGCGATGTGTCGTCGGACGAGGAAATCGCTCGCTTCTTCGATTATGTGCGCTCGAAAACGAATAAGGTGGACCTTTTGCTCCATAGCATTGCGTTTGCACCGCGGGAGGCGTTGAGTGGTGCATTTGTAGACACTTCCCGCAGTGCTTTTCTGACCGCACACGAAATCAGCGTGTATTCACTTGTGGCTCTCGCCAAGGGAGCGCTACCACTTTTCACGGAAGGCGGAAGCATCGTAACGCTTTCGTTTTACGGGGCCCAAAAAGTCTTCCCACGGTACAACGTTATGGGGGTTGCTAAGGCGGCGCTTGAGTCCGCAGTTCGATATTTGGCGTATGACCTTGGACCCAAGCGCATACGGGTCAACGCAATTAGTGCCGGCCCAGTCAATACGCTTGCCGCTCGGGGAATCAGCGGTTTCACAGAAATGCTTAAGCGCTACGCGGAACTGGCCCCTCTTGGTCGCAGCTGCGAACCCGACGAGATTGCGAGCACAGCCCTCTTTTTGGCAAGTGAGTGGTCGAAGGCGATCACCGGCCAAACCATTTATGTGGATGGCGGCTACGAAATCATGGGGATGAGATAA
- a CDS encoding Long-chain-fatty-acid--CoA ligase, whose amino-acid sequence MREMTNPVETIGITSEPRTLPDIFFSTVSRWGSVLAIHAPHRQPPEKYTYQELAEQVECFGAGLLSLGIAPGDRVALLADNRPRWLISDLALVCTGAISVPRSSDTTVPEIWYIVNHSEAKAAILQDRRLYERIAHDISLAPSLQFLVMMDDSAHALERAGGITVYNFSDVVERGREQRDKFHTARQQVTPDQIAAIVYTSGTTGIPKGVPLRHRNLSYQCDIIDLGFQIHPGDVLLSILPAWHVYERVAEYFGMRHGVTIYYTDKRWLREDMAAANPAFLPCVPRIWESVYDAVMGKIRAESPIKRRLIEQLLAKSREYVRAKRLVTGKVCSSTPPPVASRLAALGKLVVLCLPHIFADILLYRKVRRLTGTKLKAAVSGGGSLAAYLDDFFEAVGIPILNGYGLTETSPVLAVRTLKENVRGTVGKPLPDTEIEIRDEDGNPLPQGQVGVIYARGPQVMDGYFRNEEETRKVLSEDGWLNTGDLGWFTWNGHLVVSGRAKDTIVLSSGENVEPEKIETVARKSPLVSQIVVVGQDRKTLGALVVPDFAQLAVRLGLPQDVPPEDLVSHPNASRLVRDEINKMLSEDGGFRAFEMINKVTLLVEPFTDANGLLTQTLKPKRNVIMSRYANVIEAMYQSDGASQL is encoded by the coding sequence GTGCGAGAGATGACAAACCCAGTCGAAACCATAGGGATCACATCCGAGCCAAGGACTTTACCGGATATATTTTTTTCGACCGTCTCCCGCTGGGGAAGCGTATTAGCAATCCATGCCCCGCACCGACAGCCTCCAGAAAAATACACTTATCAAGAGCTTGCGGAACAGGTTGAGTGCTTTGGGGCTGGACTGTTGTCCTTGGGGATCGCGCCCGGTGACCGGGTCGCCCTACTGGCGGACAATCGCCCGCGATGGCTCATTAGCGATCTCGCTTTAGTGTGTACCGGCGCGATTAGCGTACCTCGGAGCTCCGACACCACAGTCCCCGAGATTTGGTACATTGTAAATCACAGCGAAGCAAAAGCAGCCATTCTTCAGGACCGTCGCCTCTATGAGCGAATTGCTCACGACATTTCCCTCGCCCCCTCGCTCCAATTTTTGGTGATGATGGATGATTCGGCCCACGCGCTTGAGCGAGCTGGCGGAATCACCGTGTACAATTTCTCAGATGTTGTGGAGCGAGGACGCGAGCAACGGGACAAATTCCATACCGCAAGGCAGCAAGTGACGCCTGATCAGATTGCTGCAATAGTCTACACGTCGGGAACCACGGGAATCCCCAAAGGGGTCCCCCTCCGACATCGGAATCTGAGCTACCAATGCGACATTATCGATTTAGGCTTTCAGATCCACCCGGGAGATGTACTCCTTTCGATACTGCCTGCGTGGCATGTGTACGAGCGCGTTGCCGAATACTTTGGGATGCGTCATGGCGTGACCATTTACTACACAGATAAGCGCTGGCTGCGAGAAGATATGGCAGCAGCCAATCCAGCTTTTCTACCGTGCGTCCCACGAATCTGGGAATCGGTTTACGATGCAGTTATGGGTAAGATTCGTGCCGAGTCCCCCATCAAACGCAGACTTATTGAGCAGCTGCTGGCAAAAAGCCGGGAGTATGTTCGAGCCAAACGTCTGGTTACGGGAAAGGTCTGCTCTTCAACCCCACCACCCGTCGCATCTCGGCTGGCGGCCCTGGGCAAGTTAGTCGTGCTATGCCTGCCTCACATCTTTGCCGACATTCTCCTGTACAGAAAAGTTCGGAGACTCACCGGAACGAAACTCAAAGCAGCTGTCAGTGGTGGGGGCTCTTTGGCAGCCTACCTCGACGACTTCTTTGAAGCTGTCGGAATCCCTATCCTAAATGGATATGGACTAACCGAAACATCGCCGGTTCTTGCAGTGCGCACCCTAAAAGAAAATGTACGGGGCACCGTAGGAAAACCACTCCCCGATACGGAGATCGAGATTCGTGATGAGGACGGTAATCCACTCCCGCAAGGCCAAGTAGGGGTGATCTACGCTCGGGGCCCGCAGGTGATGGACGGATACTTCCGCAACGAAGAAGAAACGCGCAAAGTTCTGAGCGAAGATGGCTGGCTGAACACCGGTGATCTGGGGTGGTTCACATGGAACGGTCACTTAGTGGTATCCGGACGAGCTAAGGATACAATTGTTCTTTCGTCGGGAGAGAATGTCGAACCGGAAAAGATCGAAACTGTTGCGCGCAAGAGTCCGCTTGTCTCTCAAATCGTGGTTGTTGGACAAGACCGTAAGACGCTTGGCGCCTTGGTTGTCCCGGATTTCGCGCAACTGGCAGTTCGCCTTGGATTACCCCAAGATGTCCCACCAGAGGATTTGGTCTCCCACCCCAACGCCTCTCGACTGGTGCGAGATGAAATCAACAAGATGCTTAGCGAAGACGGCGGCTTCCGGGCGTTTGAGATGATCAACAAAGTGACTTTGCTGGTGGAGCCATTTACGGACGCCAACGGTTTACTTACTCAGACGTTAAAACCGAAACGAAACGTAATCATGTCCCGCTATGCAAACGTCATCGAAGCAATGTATCAAAGCGACGGAGCTTCCCAACTGTAA